AAATCGAATTGATGGAATCGCCGTGGTGCGCCGTGAGCACCGCGAACGCCAATCCGCCCGCGAGTGCCACGATCAGCCAGAACACATTGGCCAGAGTAATTTTCATGCAAAAGCAAACTCGTGCTATCGGCTATTCATAAAACAAAACCAGCCCTGACACTAGGATTTTCAGATTTGAAAAAGGCTTCGGTCCCCCACCACATCCTTGCTTCTCATCTATAAATAATCACTGTATCCCCACCCACCCCAAACCGCCGCGCAAATTCTTTCGACACCACCGTTTCAACCTTCATCCCCTCGCGCACGACAAACAACGCCGCCAACCCGCGCTGCCCATTGATCAACTTCATCCCCCGCTCCACGCCCATGATCGCTGTCGGTGTATCGAGGCCATCAGTGATTGTTGCATTCGGACCAATGATCGTCGTCTGAATATGATTCGTCATCCCCAACCCGGTTTGCGGATCAATGATGTGCGAGTAACGCACGCCGCCGATCTCCACATTTTGTTCCGAATCGCCCGAAGTAGAAACCCCCGCGTTCGCCAGCAGCACCGTCCGCGCCAGTTCCCCCGCCGCGCCGTCCAGCGCCGCGATTCCCACACGCCAGCCCGCCTTGCCTGGCGGCGCGTCGCCGATCGCAATGTCCCCGCTCGCCGCGACCAGCGCGCGCGTGACGCCGTAGCGTCGCATTTTTTCCAACGCCCTGTCCGCCGCGTAACCTTTCGCGATGCCACCCAAATCCAGTTGCATGTCCGGCGCCAGCAACGTCACCGTTTTCGTTTTTGCATCCAGCCGCACGTGTTCATAGCCCACATTCGCGCGCAATCGCGCTAATTCCCCCGCACTCGGCAAAATCTTGCTCTTCCGCGCCGCCCGCCACGCCCGCACGAACGGCCCCACCGTGATGTCGAACGCCCCGTCCGTCTCCCGCGCCACGCGCAACGATTCCGCGAGCAACTCAAACAATTCCGGGCTCACCCGCGTCGGCTCGCCCACCGGTCGCCGGCACAGTTGCATCAACTCGCTCGACGGATCGTAATCCGTCATCATGCGATCGAGCTTCGCCACTTCCGCAAACGCCGCCTCCGCCGCCGCGTTCGCCTCGCCCGCGTC
The DNA window shown above is from Verrucomicrobiia bacterium and carries:
- a CDS encoding FAD:protein FMN transferase, which codes for MVALLLAGCHSVKDSEALARFEFNEPHMGTLFSITLYARDAGEANAAAEAAFAEVAKLDRMMTDYDPSSELMQLCRRPVGEPTRVSPELFELLAESLRVARETDGAFDITVGPFVRAWRAARKSKILPSAGELARLRANVGYEHVRLDAKTKTVTLLAPDMQLDLGGIAKGYAADRALEKMRRYGVTRALVAASGDIAIGDAPPGKAGWRVGIAALDGAAGELARTVLLANAGVSTSGDSEQNVEIGGVRYSHIIDPQTGLGMTNHIQTTIIGPNATITDGLDTPTAIMGVERGMKLINGQRGLAALFVVREGMKVETVVSKEFARRFGVGGDTVIIYR